One Miscanthus floridulus cultivar M001 chromosome 11, ASM1932011v1, whole genome shotgun sequence DNA window includes the following coding sequences:
- the LOC136492888 gene encoding uncharacterized protein — MRTRESCGSCRRWWAPTPTPAAVVLVLLLVISSSSSHVADGVRTTPRASGPGDAGVLEDAEAPPAAGAYHASSRATYKPADRTEDELEGSLVVLEEEDEQWWLKERAATGSRLPDCAHACGPCSPCRRVIVSFRCALASESCPIAYRCMCRGRFFRVPSL, encoded by the exons ATGAGAACGCGGGAGTCCTGTGGCAGTTGCCGGAGATGGTGGGCTCCAACACCAACCCCAGCAGCCGTCGTGTTGGTGCTCCTGCTGGTCATCAGTTCGTCGTCGTCGCACGTTGCCGACGGCGTCAGAACGACACCAC GTGCGTCCGGTCCAGGTGACGCCGGCGTGCTCGAGGACGCGGAGGCACCGCCTGCTGCTGGTGCTTATCACGCAAGCAGCAGGGCAACCTACAAACCAGCAGACCGGACCGAGGACGAATTAGAAGGCTCGCTGGtggtgctggaggaggaggatgagcagtGGTGGCTGAAGGAGCGCGCGGCGACGGGGTCGCGGCTGCCGGACTGCGCGCACGCGTGCGGGCCGTGCTCCCCGTGCCGGCGCGTCATCGTGAGCTTCAGGTGCGCGCTGGCCTCCGAGTCCTGCCCCATCGCCTACCGCTGCATGTGCCGCGGCAGGTTCTTTCGGGTGCCCTCCCTCTAG
- the LOC136490701 gene encoding LRR receptor kinase SERK2-like translates to MAASLRWWWWSAVVLSVVVVGVSPVVANTEGDALYSLRQSLKDNNNVLQSWDPTLVNPCTWFHVTCNPDNSVIRLDLGNAQLSGPLVPQLGQLKNMQYLELYSNNISGPIPPELGNLTNLVSLDLYLNNFTGGIPDTLGQLSKLRFLRLNNNSLSGQIPKTLTNINTLQVLDLSNNNLSGGVPSSGSFSLFTPISFANNPNLCGPGTTKPCPGAPPFSPPPPYNPPSPASSKGVSSTGAIAGGVAAGTAFLIAVPAIGYALWRRRKPEEQFFDVPAEEDPEVHLGQLKRFSLRELQVATDNFNNRNVLGRGGFGKVYKGRLSDGSLVAVKRLKEERTPGGELQFQTEVELISMAVHRNLLRLRGFCMTPTERLLVYPYMANGSVASRLRERTPNDPPLEWETRARIALGSARGLSYLHDHCDPKIIHRDVKAANILLDEDFEAVVGDFGLAKLMDYKDTHVTTAVRGTIGHIAPEYLSTGKSSEKTDVFGYGIMLLELITGQRAFDLARLANDDDVMLLDWVKALLKEKKLEQLVDPDLQGRYVDQEVESLIQVALLCTQGSPMERPKMSEVVRMLEGDGLAERWEQWQKVEVMRQEAELAPRHNDWIVDSTYNLRAVELSGPR, encoded by the exons ATGGCGGCGtcgctgaggtggtggtggtggtcggcgGTGGTATTGTCGGTGGTGGTGGTCGGCGTGAGCCCGGTTGTCGCCAACACGGAGG GTGATGCTCTATACAGCCTACGACAAAGCCTGAAAGATAACAACAATGTGCTGCAGAGTTGGGATCCAACTCTGGTTAATCCATGTACATGGTTCCATGTTACTTGTAACCCTGATAACAGTGTCATCAGACT TGATCTTGGAAATGCACAACTATCAGGTCCGTTGGTGCCACAGCTTGGGCAATTGAAAAATATGCAATATCT AGAACTTTACAGTAACAACATAAGTGGGCCAATACCACCTGAACTGGGGAACTTAACTAACCTGGTCAGTTTGGATCTGTACCTCAACAACTTCACTGGAGGCATTCCTGACACCTTGGGCCAACTATCAAAGTTGCGGTTTCT CCGTCTTAATAACAACAGTCTTTCTGGCCAAATTCCGAAAACGTTAACCAATATCAACACTCTCCAAGTTCT GGATCTCTCAAACAACAATCTCTCAGGAGGGGTGCCATCAAGTGGTTCATTTTCTCTGTTTACACCTATAAG TTTTGCTAACAACCCAAATCTTTGTGGCCCTGGTACTACAAAGCCTTGTCCTGGGGCTCCTCCATTTTCTCCACCCCCTCCTTACAATCCCCCATCACCAGCTTCATCAAAAG GCGTGTCCAGCACTGGAGCAATTGCTGGAGGCGTTGCGGCTGGCACTGCATTTCTGATTGCTGTGCCTGCTATTGGATACGCATTGTGGCGGAGGCGAAAACCAGAAGAGCAATTCTTTGATGTCCCTG CTGAGGAGGATCCTGAAGTTCACCTTGGACAACTCAAGAGGTTCTCACTGAGAGAGCTTCAAGTCGCCACAGATAATTTTAACAATAGGAATGTCCTAGGAAGAGGTGGTTTTGGAAAGGTGTACAAAGGGAGACTGTCAGATGGTTCACTGGTAGCGGTGAAGAGATTAAAGGAGGAGCGCACCCCTGGCGGAGAGCTCCAGTTCCAAACAGAAGTTGAATTGATTAGCATGGCAGTGCACAGGAATCTGCTTCGGCTCCGTGGATTCTGCATGACTCCTACAGAGCGGTTGCTAGTATATCCATACATGGCTAATGGGAGTGTCGCGTCGCGCCTTCGAG AACGCACGCCAAATGACCCCCCTCTCGAATGGGAAACAAGGGCCAGGATCGCGCTGGGATCAGCCAGAGGTCTCTCTTACTTGCACGACCACTGTGATCCCAAGATCATTCACCGCGACGTGAAAGCCGCCAACATCCTGTTGGATGAAGACTTTGAAGCCGTGGTAGGTGACTTTGGCCTCGCCAAGCTCATGGACTACAAGGACACCCACGTGACGACTGCTGTACGTGGGACGATCGGCCACATCGCCCCCGAGTATCTGTCCACCGGAAAGTCCTCTGAGAAGACGGACGTCTTCGGCTACGGGATCATGCTCCTGGAACTCATCACTGGGCAGAGGGCGTTCGACCTCGCCCGTCTCGCGAACGATGACGATGTCATGCTCCTTGACTGG GTGAAGGCGCTGCTGAAGGAGAAGAAGCTGGAGCAGCTCGTGGACCCGGACCTGCAGGGCCGGTACGTGGATCAGGAGGTGGAGTCGCTGATCCAGGTGGCGCTGCTGTGCACGCAGGGGTCCCCAATGGAGCGGCCCAAGATGTCGGAGGTGGTGCGGATGCTGGAGGGCGACGGGCTGGCGGAGCGGTGGGAGCAGTGGCAGAAAGTGGAGGTGATGCGGCAGGAGGCGGAGCTCGCCCCGCGCCACAACGACTGGATCGTCGACTCCACCTACAACCTCAGGGCCGTCGAACTGTCCGGCCCGAGGTAG